From the genome of Salvelinus alpinus chromosome 19, SLU_Salpinus.1, whole genome shotgun sequence, one region includes:
- the LOC139545153 gene encoding ABC-type oligopeptide transporter ABCB9-like, which produces MGVIVVVSCILVFILMDVIVTTVIYLHGSQTAIFTEDGQNFDILHSVLDLWGTVLVRVCLLLGASIGVLWNRVDGPHRVSALGTLTLLICLTISTYASAKLLILSEQGDLAHQPWFLSLFSWTCVSALGTVLLWRLLGRTPNTVTEGEGGGGGGGHGGSEEIERLVETAGENGTEEVEEHGQEHGGKKRRRASRKGTQDQTDSGATMGRLLSYCSKDAGLLSVAVLFLLISAVCEAFIPYYIGQAIDGVVIHKSMKYFTKPLITLTVLALASSIAVGVRGGLFSLTFARLNVRLRNLLFRSLMRQEIGFFDANHTGDITSRLSSDTTQVSDLISLNINMFLKSLVKGIGFFIFMFGMSWKLTLVTIMGFPFIAVISKVYGEYYKRLTKEVQTALAQANQVAEETISAMKTVRSFANEEQEADSYYGRLQVMFQLNKKQALAYALYMWSSCVSELVLEVAILFYGGHLVVTEQMSGGGLISFILYELELGECLESIASVYTGLMQGVGAAEKVFEYIDRESKHPHDGKEIPDTCKGLVEFKDVTFSYPTRPETEILKSVSFTLRPGEVTALVGPSGSGKSSCVGLLENFYLPQQGQVLLDGRQVHTYQHDLLHSQVALVGQEPVLFARSVEQNITYGLTDIPMEAVVQAATKANAHDFITGLTNGYDTGVGEKGTQLSGGQKQRVAIARALIRNPHVLILDEATSALDADSEHAVQQALNNKMRQHTVLVIAHRLSTVEKANNIIVINHGCVVEQGPHNQLIAKGGLYCKLVQRQVLGIEMGAEVLNTPEKHSWKSEGGSQQSGPDSSSPISRV; this is translated from the exons ATGGGGGTCATAGTAGTGGTGAGCTGCATCTTGGTATTCATCCTGATGGATGTTATTGTCACCACTGTCATCTACTTACACGGATCCCAGACTGCAATATTCACAGAGGATGGGCAGAACTTTGACATTCTCCACTCCGTCCTGGACCTCTGGGGTACTGTGCTGGTCAGAGTCTGCCTTCTGCTGGGGGCCTCCATAGGCGTGTTATGGAACAGAGTGGACGGTCCACACAGGGTCTCTGCCCTGGGGACCCTGACTCTCCTCATCTGCCTGACCATCAGTACCTATGCCTCAGCCAAGCTGCTGATCCTGTCGGAGCAGGGCGATCTGGCTCACCAACCCTGGTTTCTTAGCCTGTTCTCCTGGACCTGTGTGTCAGCGCTGGGGACCGTGCTCCTCTGGAGGCTCCTGGGAAGGACTCCCAACACTGTTactgaaggagagggaggtggtggtggaggaggacatGGGGGCTCTGAAGAGATTGAGAGGCTGGTGGAGACAGCTGGAGAGAATGGCACTGAAGAGGTGGAGGAGCACGGACAGGAGCATggggggaagaagaggaggagggctaGCAGGAAAGGAACACAGGACCAGACGGACTCAGGGGCCACAATGGGGCGTCTGCTGTCCTACTGCAGTAAAGACGCTGGGCTGCTCTCTGTTgccgtcctcttcctcctcatctctgcTGTGT GTGAGGCCTTCATCCCCTACTACATTGGGCAGGCTATAGATGGCGTTGTTATTCACAAAAGTATGAAGTACTTTACCAAGCCCCTGATCACCCTTACGGTGTTGGCCTTAGCCAG CTCTATTGCTGTTGGAGTACGAGGTGGTCTCTTTAGTCTAACATTTGCCAGACTGAATGTTCGCCTGCGGAACCTTCTCTTCAGATCTCTGATGCGTCAGGAGATAGGCTTCTTTGATGCTAACCACACAG GTGACATCACCTCTCGCCTGTCCTCTGACACTACACAAGTGAGTGACTTGATCTCTCTGAACATCAACATGTTCCTAAAGAGTTTGGTGAAGGGCATAGGGTTCTTCATCTTCATGTTCGGGATGTCCTGGAAGCTGACTCTGGTCACCATCATGGGATTCCCCTTCATCGCAGTCATCTCCAAAGTCTATGGGGAGTACTACAag AGACTGACCAAAGAGGTCCAGACTGCCCTGGCTCAGGCTAACCAGGTGGCCGAGGAGACGATTTCAGCCATGAAGACGGTACGCAGCTTTGCCAATGAGGAACAGGAGGCTGATTCCTACTACGGCAGGCTACAGGTCATGTTTCAGCTGAACAAGAAGCAAGCGTTGGCCTATGCCCTCTACATGTGGTCCAGTTGT GTCTCAGAGCTTGTTCTTGAAGTGGCTATCCTCTTCTACGGCGGTCACCTGGTCGTTACTGAGCAGATGAGTGGAGGGGGCCTGATATCATTCATCTTATATGAGCTGGAGCTAGGAGAGTGCCTGGAG AGCATAGCATCGGTCTACACAGGTCTCATGCAGGGAGTGGGAGCAGCTGAGAAGGTATTTGAGTACATAGACAGGGAGTCCAAACACCCACATGATGGGAAAGAGATCCCTGATACCTGCAAAGGACTGGTCGAGTTTAAAGATGTCACGTTTTCCTACCCAACACGGCCCGAAACAGAAATTCTAAAG AGTGTGTCCTTCACGTTGCGGCCTGGGGAGGTGACAGCCTTGGTGGGACCATCAGGCAGTGGGAAGAGCTCCTGTGTGGGGCTCCTAGAGAACTTCTACCTCCCACAACAAGGCCAGGTGCTGCTGGACGGCCGGCAGGTGCACACCTACCAGCATGACCTCCTCCACTCACAG GTAGCACTTGTGGGCCAGGAGCCTGTCCTGTTTGCCCGTTCTGTAGAGCAGAACATAACGTATGGCCTGACTGATATCCCTATGGAGGCTGTGGTGCAGGCAGCCACCAAGGCAAATGCACACGACTTCATCACCGGTCTAACCAATGGCTATGATACAG GAGTGGGTGAGAAGGGGACCCAGTTGTCAGGGGGACAGAAGCAACGGGTGGCCATCGCAAGGGCACTCATCCGCAACCCACATGTTCTGATCCTGGACGAGGCCACCAGTGCACTGGACGCAGACAGCGAACATGCT gTCCAGCAGGCCCTGAACAACAAAATGCGTCAGCACACAGTGCTGGTGATCGCCCACCGCCTCAGCACAGTGGAAAAGGCAAACAACATCATAGTTATCAACCACGGCTGTGTGGTGGAGCAGGGGCCACACAACCAACTCATTGCCAAGGGGGGCCTGTACTGCAAGCTGGTGCAGAGGCAGGTCCTGGGCATCGAGATGGGGGCAGAGGTTCTCAACACCCCAGAGAAGCACTCCTGGAAGTCCGAGGGTGGTAGTCAGCAGAGTGGACCTGATAGCAGCAGTCCCA tctctagGGTGTga